One Chitinivibrionales bacterium genomic window, TACCTGGATTTTCTCGCGGGCAAGCGCAATGTTTCGGCGGCAACGCAGAACCTTGCGCTTAATTCGCTCGTGTTCCTGTACAAACAGGTTCTCGGAAAAGATCCCGGCGAATTCGGCGATTTCACGAGGGCGAAAACGGGTTCTCATGTTCCCACCGTGCTTTCCAGGGACGAAATCGAGCGGTTGCTTGGAAACCTTGACGGCGCGTATCGGACCATGGCGGGGATTCTCTGGGGGGCGGGCCTCCGCGTGATGGAATGCGTGCGGCTCAGGATACAGGACATCGATTTTGACCTGCGCAGGATCGTCGTGCGGGATGGCAAGGGCGCAAAAGACAGGATCACCATGCTTCCCGCGCGGTTCGTCGCGCCTATCAAGGAGCAGATCGGTGTGTCCAGAAAGCTGTTTGACGACGATAGGGCCCACAAGGTCCGAGGCGTGTATCTCTGGCCCGCCATCGAGCGGAAGTTTCCCAACGCCGGCAGGGAATGGATTTGGCAGTATGTTTTTCCGTCGGAAAGGCTTTCGGTCGACCCGCGCACCAGGAGCGTGCGGCGGCACCACCTTGATCCCAACGTGCTCCAGCGCCGCATCAAACGCGCCGCGCTTGATGCGGGCATCGCCAAGCGCGTGAGCTGCCACACGCTGCGCCACACCTTCGCCACCCAGCTTCTGCAGGCGGGCGCAGACATCCGCACGGTGCAGGAGTTGCTGGGCCATTCCGATGTGTCAACAACGATGATCTATACGCACGTGCTCAACCGGCCCGGCTTGGCGGCGGCCAGCCCGGCGGACGCCTGAGGCTGGAATCCCCCCGCGGACCGTTGCGTTTACAAATGCGGACGGTCATGATTTAGCGCGTTGTTATGTGGAAATTAGATTTTAATTAAATTGTCTTGACTTATTCCTAAAAAGTATTTTGCAAGAATCGATTTTTCGAATTTCTCTTTGTCATTTGTCTTTATTTTATTAATTTCGCTATCCATTTCGTCTACATTTATGTACCCGATTTTTCTATAATCGTCTATATAATTTCCAGAAAACAGTGAATAAAGATTGCCATTTTCATTTAATTTATAATTTTTTGTTATTGCATCATAATTTCCTGAGAAATAATGAAAGAGCCAAAATATTGAATCTCTTGTTGCAATTATCTTTCCACAATTAGCACATTTAAACAATTTAGCTTTCCCAATTTTATAGTAATTCTTCTTATCATTATTGCCGCAATTAATACAAATTGCTTTTTTACTCCCATTTGGAGTTTTCAAATTATTAACATATGATTGAAATGAGACTTTTCTATTTAATGCAGTTAAATATGAAAAGCAGAAGAATATTTCTTTCCAATAATATCTGTACAATACAAATAAAACAATCCATCCCAAACCAATAAGTATTAAAAAATCAAAGGTTCCATGAAGAATAGAAGCGAAAACGAAAGCTCCAAATATTGTATTTATTTTATACCCCAAATTATTATATAGATATATAGCCAAACCCATAACTGCCGAAAATGCAATATGCATTGGTGTTGATATTCCTAATCTAATAAACAAAAGAGGTAAATTCCCTTGCTCTTTCGTTGCATACATTATGTTTTCTATTAATGAAAACCC contains:
- a CDS encoding integron integrase: MTLHQSSLLLTDYTATLQKLRVPDNKSKFYVLWVKRFGRFLNGVSFEQASPGMVEAFLDDLATDPKIEEWQVDQAREAVMILFSDLLKMNLHYSGFRKNEGFKDSLAPGDRLETLHGRLLGKVVSEIRVRHYSLRTEEAYLAWIRRFITFHDLRDPQDLGPRDIGKYLDFLAGKRNVSAATQNLALNSLVFLYKQVLGKDPGEFGDFTRAKTGSHVPTVLSRDEIERLLGNLDGAYRTMAGILWGAGLRVMECVRLRIQDIDFDLRRIVVRDGKGAKDRITMLPARFVAPIKEQIGVSRKLFDDDRAHKVRGVYLWPAIERKFPNAGREWIWQYVFPSERLSVDPRTRSVRRHHLDPNVLQRRIKRAALDAGIAKRVSCHTLRHTFATQLLQAGADIRTVQELLGHSDVSTTMIYTHVLNRPGLAAASPADA
- a CDS encoding PrsW family intramembrane metalloprotease, with protein sequence MIKYIAVVISFILGAFSINYIRDHDIFEKEPIVKMSFVTVIGGIISVLISIGLYILFKNIGYNFQNNFLDAYFKIGPVEEFAKLITFVVLLPFLSKDLDEPIDYIIYISCLTLGFSLIENIMYATKEQGNLPLLFIRLGISTPMHIAFSAVMGLAIYLYNNLGYKINTIFGAFVFASILHGTFDFLILIGLGWIVLFVLYRYYWKEIFFCFSYLTALNRKVSFQSYVNNLKTPNGSKKAICINCGNNDKKNYYKIGKAKLFKCANCGKIIATRDSIFWLFHYFSGNYDAITKNYKLNENGNLYSLFSGNYIDDYRKIGYINVDEMDSEINKIKTNDKEKFEKSILAKYFLGISQDNLIKI